Proteins co-encoded in one Salvia splendens isolate huo1 chromosome 4, SspV2, whole genome shotgun sequence genomic window:
- the LOC121800350 gene encoding probable inactive poly [ADP-ribose] polymerase SRO2: MRVKEEEFGVKHLLLCRVILGNTEKIAAGSRQFQPSSTDFDSGVDNPLSPLQYTIWSAYMNSHIFPIFIISFTAPSLTVCRTSKFPNSPGVEFSVLMNVLSRFLNPSQMTLILKCYNEFQEKKIGRPHLITRWRSLVGDKVLLLAIRMCGIRPT, encoded by the exons ATGAGGGTGAAGGAAGAAGAATTTGGAGTGAAGCACCTGCTGCTCTGCCGCGTGATATTGGGGAACACAGAGAAGATCGCGGCTGGATCGCGCCAATTCCAGCCAAGCTCCACCGATTTCGACTCCGGAGTCGACAATCCATTATCACCTTTACAATACACAATTTGGAGTGCATACATGAATTCCCACATTTTCCCAATCTTCATCATCAGCTTCACTGCCCCTTCTTTAACAG TTTGTAGAACAAGTAAATTCCCCAATTCACCAGGCGTGGAGTTTTCAGTGCTCATGAACGTGCTTTCCCGGTTCCTCAACCCTTCACAGATGACCTTGATTCTGAAATGTTACAACGAGTTTCAG GAGAAGAAGATTGGTAGGCCTCATCTGATCACAAGATGGAGGAGTTTGGTTGGGGACAAGGTGTTACTCTTAGCGATAAGAATGTGCGGAATTCGTCCGACCTAA
- the LOC121800574 gene encoding probable inactive poly [ADP-ribose] polymerase SRO2, which translates to MEQEPRISMTVEDYDTAMDSDCESSVVPQFRDFARNGMVRVGVDQAKYVVVEKMFRAGLGVLGEGLNVVALHMNSSSSIARHARLEAFRLYSRAVAVNRGGDANIRFAWYGGARDEILGIVTHGFGRCSDFEDRVSNGIGVYLSPANFPIDGDSRYLISPFIQH; encoded by the coding sequence ATGGAGCAGGAACCGCGGATTTCTATGACGGTGGAAGATTACGACACCGCCATGGATTCCGACTGCGAATCGTCGGTTGTCCCCCAATTCAGAGATTTCGCGAGGAACGGGATGGTGAGGGTGGGAGTGGATCAAGCCAAGTACGTCGTGGTTGAGAAGATGTTTAGGGCTGGACTGGGGGTTCTCGGCGAGGGACTTAATGTGGTTGCTCTTCACATGAATTCTTCCTCCAGCATCGCGAGGCACGCCAGGCTTGAAGCTTTCCGCCTCTACTCCCGCGCGGTGGCGGTGAATCGCGGGGGCGATGCCAATATTAGGTTTGCTTGGTACGGCGGTGCGCGGGATGAGATTTTGGGGATTGTTACTCATGGATTTGGGAGGTGTAGCGATTTTGAAGACCGCGTTTCCAACGGCATTGGGGTTTATTTATCCCCCGCGAATTTTCCGATTGATGGTGACTCACGTTATCTTATTTCCCCTTTTATTCAACATTAA